In Sphingobacterium sp. SYP-B4668, the sequence GGATCGATGCCGATATTCGAAAATAACAAATTATACAACGTATCTTATCTCTGTCACCGCAGTGGAAAGGTAGATTCTTATCGCAAGATTCACATCACTCCAAATGAATTCAAATACTATGGAATGGTAGGAGGGAATGAAGTCAAGGTATTTGATACAGATTGCGGTAAAATCGGGTTGTTGATTTGTTATGATGTTGAATTTCCAGAATTGGGTCGTATTTTGGCCGATCAAGGGATGCAGATTCTGTTCGTCCCTTTTATGACCGATACACAGAATGGATATATCCGAGTACGCACCTGTGCCCAAGCGAGAGCAATTGAAAATGAATGCTATGTCGCAATAGCAGGTTCAGTAGGAAATCTACCAAGAGTTAATAATATGGATATACAATATTCACAATCCGCTGTATTTACCCCCTCGGACTTTGCATTTCCAAACAATGCCATAAAGGCCGAAGCTACTCCAAATGCCGAGATGGTATTGATTGCTGACGTCGACCTTTATGCCTTACGTGATCTGCATGAATATGGTACCGTCAAAGTGATGAAAGACAGGAGAAAAGACTTGTATGAGGTCAATTTGCTTAAATAAAGCAAAAGGGCAGTCCTCGGGCTTCCCTTTTGCTTCATTGTAAGAAATAGTGTCTTAGGCTACGTCACGTAAATCAACAGCCACTACTCTCGAAATCCCTTGCTCGACCATAGTCACCCCATAGATAACATCTGTACTGGCAATCGTCCGCTTATTATGTGATACTACAATAAACTGGGACTCATTGGAGAACTCTCGAATTATATTGTTGAATTTGTCAATATTAGTATCATCTAACGGAGCATCTACCTCGTCGAAGATACAGAATGGAGCAGGCTTCAAAAGATATAGTGAAAATAGTAAAGCTGTGGATGTCAAAGTCTTTTCACCACCAGAGAGTTGATTGATGGATAGCGGGCGTTTTCCCTTAGGTCTGGCAATGATATCAATGTCGGATTCCAGCGGATTGTTAGGGTCCGATAGTATCAGGTCACAGCTATCTTCTTCATTAAATAAGGAACGAAATACCCGAATGAAATTGTCCCGTATCGTATTGAATGCGCTCATGAACTTGTCCTTAGCCGTATCATCGATTTCCTTTATGGTGGCCATTAACGAATCTTTTGCTTCCAATAAGTCAGATTTTTCCTTCGTTATAAAATTCGAACGTTCGTTCATTTCATCATAAGCTTCTTTCGCCATGGGGTTGATGGAACCATATTCGTCGAGTTGTTTTTTGATTTTCTGACAGCTGATTTGTAAATGTTCTTGGGAAGCATCGGATTCTGGCGGTTCGTTTTCCAAAAGATCTTTAAGATCGATGTTAAATTCGACGGCAAGACGTTCTTTTAGACTATTGAGGTCAATCTGCAGTTTTGTCTTTTTATCTTTAATTTCGCCTATTAATACATCAGTAAGATCTTTAGACTTGCGCAATTGGGTGATTTGTTCTTCCAAATCGATAATGATTTTGCGGGAGCTATAGAAATCTTCCTCGATGTCGTTTAATCCTTTTTCCAAAGATTCCTTTTGCGCATACATAGCAATTAGGTCTTCGTCATTATGGTCGACATGCTGTAACGTATCTTTTATTTGCAGTTGTACCATGTCATGTTCGACGGTGTTTTTTTCAATTCTTTCCTCGAATGATTCTTTTTGTACTTCTCTATATTCTAGATCCTTCTGTATGCTGGATAATTTGTTCTGTTGTTGGTGAAAAAGAATATTTTGTTGATTGAATACCGCAGATTTATCGGTCAAAATATCCGAAACTTCATTAAAGTTTTCGTGAAGATCATTTAAACTAATTTCCTTTTGTTGAATTTCGATCTTAAGGTCTTGCAAAGATGGGTCCGCTTTCATCAAATCATTCGTGATATTGGTGATTTTCTCTTCAATATCTTGTTTCCGATTTTGACTATTCGTGATGAATGTTTGGTACTGCTCCTGCTTGGTTTTGACCGAGATAAGCTCGTTATTGAAACGGTTCAACTGTTGACGGAGTTCGTCAATGACCTCTTTTTGGGAATTATTTTTAAAAGTCGATAGTCGGGTTGTTTCCTCTACCTCCCGGTTTTGTAGATCTAATATCTGAATATTGAGCGTTTTGATTTCTTTTGCTAGGTTTTCCAAATTCTTGGCCCTACCGATTCTTTTACCTTCAAACAGTCCAACCGAACCACCCATTAACCCCAATTTATTTTTGGAAAATTTTCCCTCTTTATGAAGGATAACTCGTTCATCACTCGGTAACGCCGTATCTAAGTCCGCAATCTCTGGGTTTTTAATGATTACAACATGCTGAAGAAGCAATTGGCACAATGCCTTATATTTCTCATCAACGCTAATGATGTCCAGAGCCGAAATAAAACGCTCATCTGCTAATTCGGTGATAGCGGGAGCTTGTTGGATCGCTTCTAATACGAAAAAGTTGGCTCGCCCTCTTGCCGAATCACTTAAGAGCTGTATGGCTTGCACTGCATCTTGTTGCCTGTCCACTACGTAATGATTCATGATGGGCTCGAGGTAGTTTTCAATTGCTACACGATAATCTTCTTTACAAAAGAGGATGTCGGAGAATAGTGGGAATTGTTTTTTCCAACCTGCATTCTTTCTTAGAAAACGGATAGATTCAGGAAATCCCTCTAAGTTGTCTACCAAAGATTTAGTCAGATTGTATTCATTTTGTTTGGCATCCACAATACGATTTTGTCTATTTAACTCATCTTTAATTTCTTGAACCTTGAGCTCGGTCTGGGAAATTTGACTTTGCAATTCTGTCTCTAGTTGTAATGTAGATTCATACTGCTGTTGTTGAGCCTCGACCCGTCCTTCTAACTCTGCTACAGCAATATTGAATTGATTTAATTCGCTTTCCTTTGATGCTGTATCATTGACATTGCGAAGTGACTCTTGTTGAAGCGCATCCTTTTGGATATTAAGAATTGCTATCTCTTTTTCTAACTGATAGATTTTATTCTGAAGTTCACTTTTCTCTCTCTGGACGACATCTAGCTTCGCCTTTGCGGATTGCTGTTGTGCCCGCAATTCCTCTACGCCTGTCTTATTGGTTTGGAGGTCATCTTGGATTGAATCAAATTTGGCTTGTTCTTCAAATAGTTCTTCGTTCAGCCTTTTGATGTTATAAATTGCATGCTTGAGTTGCTGTTTGTCATTGGCCAATTCATTGGCCAACCTTGAATCCTTCTCTTGAAGGTGACGCATTTGTTCGTTTTTTATTTTTTTCTCGGATTCATAGGCCCGGATTTTATTGACATATTCATGTGTGCTTTTTTGCTGGATCGAGAGGTTTTGTTCTTTAGAGAGGATGTCCTTTTTCTTCTCTCGAAGGTCAGTCTCAACTATACCAATATGCGACTGGCTCTGTTGGTTAGTTTCTTGCTGTACTCGTTCTTGCTCTTCTAACTTTTCAAGATCTTGGCTGAAATCCGCTAATTTGAAATAGGCCAAGCTGATGCTAGCATTTTTATACTCGTCCTTCAATTTGAAGTATTTATCCGCCTTTTTAGCTTGATTTTCTAGACTTTTAAGATTTTTTCCGATTTCAAAAAGAAGATCATCCACCCGGCTTAGGTCGGCCTCGGTATCTTTGAGTTTAGACAAGGTTTGCTTTTTACGGACCTTATATTTCGATATTCCAGAGGCTTCTTCGAAAAGATCGCGACGTGAATTGTCCTTATTATTGATGATTTCATCTATCATCTTCAGTTCGATGATTGAATAGGTGTCGGCACCTAGGCCAGTGTCTAATAATAGGTCGGTTATATCTTTCAATCTACATTTGACATCATTAAGCCTATACTCACTATCGCCGTTTCGATATAGTTTACGAGTGATATTGACCATTGAGAATTCAGTAGGAAGGATGTTTTTTGTATTATTGAAAGTTAGTGATACTTCAGCTAGATTCGCAGGCTTACGGTTTTTAGTGCCATTGAATATGATGTTCTCCATCTTTTCAGAGCGAAGGGCTTTGGTGCTTTGCTCACCCAGCACCCAACGAATTGCATCTACTACATTAGATTTGCCACAGCCATTTGGCCCCACGATTGCCGTAACACCTTCATTAAAGTTGATCGTAATCTTATCACCAAAACTTTTGAACCCCTTTATTTCTAACTTCGTTAACTGCATATTTCTTGATTTACTTCTTCTAAAATTAACGTGCGAAAATACTAAATATGTTTATATTCAAGTCATACTAAATTATACAGTAGTAATAATTTAGTGAATAAATTAGTTGGGATCTAATCTATTTATGCTAGACACAAGGATACCGACTTTAGGGGCGGTATCCTTGTGAGTATAATAGGGATTATAGCTTGGCTAAACGTGCATACATCTCTGCTATTGCAAATTGATCTAGGAGCCATTTTTGGTCGGACGGCTTTGTATTGGAGGACCAATCTTTTCCAAAAAGACCATTTTTATCGCGCATGGATTTCCACGCATAATTTAGGTTTGCCTGAAAGGCGTTGATGAATTGCTTGTCATTGTCCTGATGGTACAATTCGATGTAACCCCTCAGCATAATGGCTATGAACCAATTGTCACTCTTTTTCAAGATAGGGTATGCTCCAGATTTACTTGTTCCAGTTGCTGGAGCAGAGAAGAAATAACCTAATGCGGATTTAGCTGATGCTTGTGCATTTTTTAGGAAATGTTCTTGTTTTGTTAATTTGTAAAGTAGCGCTCCTGCTTGTATCATCTGTCCCGTATTGTAAGGATACTTAGTTTTTTGCACCTCGCCCTTGAGATTTATATTGTCCCAATATAAATGATCGGCAGGATCTTCTAAATACTTTATCGTCCAATCATACAGGCTGATTGCTTCTTTTAGGTAGCTCTCCTCTTGGGTGGCTTCATATAGTTTTAGCAAGTATACGACAGCGGGGGCATTCGAACAGGTGTTTTTAGATTCCTTTCGCTGTTCGCACCAATAGATTCCACCGCCAAGCTTGTCGTCCATTCCACTTGCTACAAAGGTCCATATTTCTTTAGATTTTTCTAAATATGCAGGCTCTTTAGTATGTAGATACAAATCCGCAAAGTCGATACCTAGCCAGATGTTGTCGTCGTAGAATCGGTCGGATAATGGCGCACTATTAACATATGAGGCATAAGCCACTGGTTGGCGTTTATCGTAGTAGTTCTCCAAACCTGGTAATACCACTTTGTCGATATGGGCCTTAATGCGAGGGTCGTTGGATTTCTCAAGTAGAGCTGTGTAAGCAGAAAGGCTTCCCGAAAATGGCCAAAGATAGGAATAAGGGTTTGACTTCTTTTCGTTCTCTCCGCCTCCAAGATAACTTGCATTGTAGGCATTGTCAAAGGGATATGTTTCTCTATAAAGATGTTTCCCATCAGCAACTCCATAAAGTTTTTCAATTATAGAAAGACTTTTAGTTGCCTTTTCATAATTTGAATTATTGGTGCTTTTTTGAGCAAAAACACTTGTCGTGAGTACGACAGCTACACTTATTCCAATGATTTGCTTGATCATTTTAATTGTTTTTAGTTGTTTTTTCAAAATATACAAGGCCCTCAAATAACATCGCGGCACTTGATTGGCTGGTTAACTGTGTTTGTCCCAAAGGTTTTTGCGTCCATGATGGGCTGAACAATACTATTCCTACATCGTTCCCCTGTATCCAAGCAACTTTGGCATTGTTTCGGAGAAAATTTTCAAATTTTGAACGAAATGCTTCTTGAATTCCATCACGTTGTAAAAACTGAACGAAATATCGCACAAATATACCTTTGAACAAAGCTCCATCGCCGTCTCCTTCATTCCGTAGTACATTATTACTGGCATCTATACATTTGGTAACGGTGAAATTAGCGATTTTTTGAGCATCGTTCATATAAAGTGGATCTTTGGTGATATCATAGAGCTCTACTGCCGTTCCGAGAAAAGTACCTTGGTTATAGGTCAGTGCAGTTGTGTTTACGACATCGGTCTCTCCATTGATATTGTCATATACCGCACCTGTAGCCCTGTCAAAAAGTGTTTCTTTCTGCCAGTCGTAAATACGGAGAGCCCATTCTAGATACTGTTCATCTTTTGTCAGTTTGTATAGTCGTGCGGCCAGTATGCTAGCTGGACCATTGGAACAAGCATTTTTGGAGTAAAGCATATCTTTTCGCCAAGCAAGCCCTCCACCTGCGTATTCTGTATTCCAAGCGGGGAGTATATCATGCCATAAAAGTAGCACGGCATCCATGTATTTTTGCTCTTTTGTAATTTCATAAAGACGGAGCATAGTCAGCGCATTCCACTCCATATCATCGTAAAATACATTTTTATACGTGTTGCCATTTTTAATCTTGACACCATTAAACCATTTTTCAAAGTAAGCACTGTATTTGGGGTCATTGGTGCGGAGGTAGCCATCTATCACGACATCCATTGCATGTGCATTGGGCCAGTATTGGAATCCGTTATCGGAGCCATCGCTACCATAGTTAAAATAACCCTCATTGTTCCAAAACTGCTGGATAAGTTTGTCTGTTGTTTTCTGCGCCATTTCTTCCCAAGAGACATCGAGATTATCGTCGTACAGATACTCGTCATCAATCTTAGTGCAGCTCCCTAAGCTTATTAAGCTCAACAGGAACAGTCCTATATGCTGTAGTTTCATTGTGTTGCCTTCTAATTTACAGTGACTGTATGTGTGTATTCCTTGTCTCCTTGCAAGATGACGCTGATTGTTGTGGATTTTCCATCAATAGCATCCCCGAATTTCCACTTGTCATCCCATTGTGTGACCGATTTTAACAATTTGATGTAATAATATGATGGATCACTCGATGCGTTAGGGCGACTATCTGTTGGGTTTTTTGCGCCAAATTGTTCAGTAATGTTTTTTCCATTGACTACGGCTTCCGATTGAAGTTTGTATCTTTCGTCTTTTCCCCAACCTTCTTGTCTGAAATTAACAATACCAGTACCTGTCCATATTCCTTTACCTTGATATGGTAGGTTAAAGAGTATTTTATTTTCAGGAGAGAACCATAATCCAATGGATTTGATTTGCGCAAAGCTTATTGTAGCCACATTGAAATCGACCTGTATTCGATATACACCAGTTTGACTGACTTGCATACTGAGTTCCTCTACTGTTTCTTTCAGCTTCACCTGGTTGTCCGTGTAGAATCGGCGAGCATTTGCATCTTTGCGGTCTAAGAATATATAGTCCTTACCTGCTTCCAATTTTGTGTAAATTTCAAATTCACCGGTAGCTGTTTGTTTGAAAGCTAATGCCGAAGCAATATCTTTTCCGCCTTCGGATCCTTCTCCAGATACATACAACTCATTAGGGATGTCGGCAAAGCCCTCTAAGCTGGATATATTTAATTTGCGTACGATGGGTGAGAGTACACGGGTTATTCCACGAGAAGCAATAACTGTCCACTGCACGTCTCCGCTCTCTCCTGGGTTGACCCCGGCCAATGCCGCTACAGCATTAAGCACTTTATGGGTGACATAAGCATTTGTAGCGAAACCCTTATTGTTAGATGTCAATTTGTATAATGGTTTTGAAAAATCTCCACCTATAACATCAAATGCGATTTCATATTGAGGGGCACCACCATCTTCTGTCAATGCAGACTCCCATTCAAAGAAAAGCGAAGCGGAAGCTGAACTGACTAGTTTCACGGCTTTATTGTCCACAGGTTCGAATAAGTTGTTTACAGCCGAGATCTGTACATCTGTATAGTTCATGTTTTCGGTCTTGCAAGCGCCCAAAGAGGATATTAATGCAGCAAGCCAGATAAAAATTGATATTCTTTTCATGATTTCTTTGGTTATAGTTTAGTTAGCGTAACCCGGATTGTTGGGTAACAGATTTTTGTTTAGATCTACTTGTGCACTTGGCACAGCCCAGAGATAATCCCTGTTTTCATCAAATCGGCGATTGTCCAGACGGATATAATCACTATTGCCATTGGCAAATTTTGCACCATATACAGTGCCCTCCAGATAGGTCTTACCAGCTTTCCAGCGCATAATATCGAAATAACGAAGACCCTCTAAAGCAAGCTCACTACGACGCTCATTACGAATTAAGGTTGTCAAGTTGGAAGTACTCATCCCTGTAGGAAAGTCTAAGGCTGTAGCTGCTGTAAATCCAGCTCTTTCACGAATTGCACGTATTGTTTGATTCCATATATTAGCGTCTAGTTTGCCAAGTTGTTGTTGCGCTTCGGCATACATCAGTAAAATATCTGCATATCTAATCATGATGACATTGAGTCCTGAGCTAAAGTCTTGGGTACCCGTGTGGTCATAGTATTTCTTAACGTAATATCCAGTAGGAGATGCATTGCTGTTGGCGCCGGCATATTCATCCGACCTTTCTGTATCATTACTACCTGTTCCAGGTTTTATGTAAATTGTGCGAGTTTCTCCGCTGAGGTTAGTCCATTGTCCGCCGTGAAACACGATTGTTGCCCCCATACGTGGGTCGCGATTCACATACGGATTGTTTTCAGAATAGGTGGGGTCACTATTTATTGGTAATCCATTTATTGTTAGGTAGTTGTTTGCTAATTCCTGAACAGGAGCATAGGCATTTAGACGGGCACCAGCAGATAGTGGGGCAGCATCATAGAGTTTGTTCCACGTTTTTGCGTTTGATACATATCCATAATCTAATATGACTTCTTCATTATATTCATTGGCAGGCTGAAATATGTCTTCATAGTTTTTGAGCAAGGAGTAATTGCCATATATTTCCTGTTTTTGCATTAAGCTATCGCAATAGTCGGCTGTTTTCTGCCAGTTGCTTTCATATAGATAGGCCCTTGCTTGCAAAGCCAATACCGCCCCTTTTGTGATTCGACCTCTATCACTGTTGGCTAACTCATTGCGATTAGGTAGTCTGGAACTGATATTAGAGAGTTCTTCATGAATGAAGGTGAGGATGTTCGCTTTAGGTGTACGATTGATATTGCCGGCCTCTGATACAGTAATGTCTGAGGTAAAGAAAGGCACATCTCCAAAGAAGTTGACTAATCGAAAGTAAATAAATGCCCGTATAAATCGGATTTCTGCCGATCTTATTTCTTTCCAGTCTTCCGTAGCATCTGAAATACGATTCACATTAGCTAAAAAAACATGACAGGTTTTTAATCCGCGGTAAGCATCCGCCCATTCTGAGGCGAAAAGTGTGTTAGTCGGATTTGCTAGTCCATTTCGAATAAGCCTTTGATTGGTTGGAGATCGACCTTCAAAAATATTGTCACTCAGAGCTTCGTCATTCCACATCTTATCGGCCGAATACATCTGATTGTAGGCCATATTGACCAATTGGTCTGCATTGGCAGTAGACTCCCAAAAGGTAGCATCTGTAAATTCGCTTGTCAAGACAGGGTCCATACTATTGCATGAGGAGGTCATAGCCGCTAAAAAGCTAGACAAGCCTATCATTTTTAATATTCTATTCATTGTCGTATATTTAAAACTGAATATCTAAACCTAATCCATAATATTTTAATGTCGGGTAGTTGCGTGCACTATTGGCTGCACCACTCATGTTCTCATTGAATTCCGAAGATTCAGGATCAATCCAAGAATTGAGGGTCAAAGTCAGCAAGTTTTGGGCATTGACAAATATCCGAGCCCTCTGGAGCTTTACTTTACTTGTCCAAGACTGGGGCAATGAATAACCGATTTGCAGATTTTTCAAGCGTGCATAGCGACCATTGAACAGAAAAATGTCAGACTCTGTTTGGTAATTATTGGTTGTAGATGTTGATCCCGAGGCAGTCAATCGTGGCCAAGTGGCACTAGTGTTTGTTGGGGTCCAATAGTCTAATTGGTGCTGGTAGATGGCATAGGAATAGTTTTCGTGAAAAGGTTCGACCAATTCACCGCGTACCATCATATCTCTACTGCCCACACCCTGCCACAGCATACTGAAATCAAAGTTTTTATACCGAAGATCATAGGTAAAGCCAAAGGTATAACGTGGAAAAGCATTTCCGAGGACAAATCGATCTTTTGAGTCTATGATGCCGTCGCTATTGCGATCCACATATCGGACATCTCCAGGTTGAAGATCAGATGCTGCGACACCTACTGGTAGGGCGGCAGTTTCGATTTCTTGAATATTCTGGAAATAGTTTTGGACCTTGAAGCCATAGTAGGAATTGAAAGGTAAGCCTTCTCTTATAACTTTTCGGATTCTATCAGATTCTGAAAACTGTTCTTTTCCCTCGAAATAGGTTACCTTATTATAAGAATCTCCTACATTTGCCGATACACTGTGCTGGAATTCACCAGTGTTTCCTCGATAGTTGAGGACGAGTTCCCATCCTTGGTTGGTCATTTTTCCAATGTTGGTTTTAGCGGGGTCAACGCCTGCTGTAGATGGTATAGTTGGTGTGATGAGGATATCTGTCGTGTTTTTATGAAAATAATCGAAACTAGCGGTCAAGCTGTTCTTAAAGAAAGAAGCATCAGCTCCTATATTAAAATTATACGTCTTTTCCCAACGTAAGTCTTCATTACCAAAGGTAAATCCGGCACCATTTGCAATTTTATTATCAAATCCATAACTACCGGATATAGGTATATATCTTGTTAGGTACTGATAGGCGGGGATATTTTGATTCCCTAATATCCCGTAGGATGATCGTAGTTTCAATTCCCCAATTTCTTCTTTATACGATTGCATAAAGCCTTCTTCCGAGAGTCGCCAGCCAAGTGACAGCGACGGGAAAAAGCCCCAACGACTCGGTTTAGCGAACTTTGAAGACCCGTCATAACGGAAGGAAGCTTCCATAAAATAACGTTGAGCATAAGCGTAGTTTAATCGCCCAATTATAGAAGTGATGTTGGTTTCTTCAGTCCTTTGAGGTGTTACTGCACTTGTTAGGTCGATTTCCGTGCCCGTTGTAGGTGTACCCAATATAGGATCAGTAAATTTCAATTTAATTTCATTCTGACGCCGCGTATTGGATTCATTTGTTGCTCCGAAGAGTCCTTTAAATTCGTGGTCGCCAAATGTACGGTTGTAGTCCAATAACAATTGGTAATTGAGCAAGGAAACTTTTTCATTAAAATCTTCAGTATTGCGAGTGGAATTGACGTAAACCAACGGTCTTTCTGCGTCAACGCTTGAGTATAGTGGCACTTGAATTCTGCGAATGAAACGATGATCAGCGTTGATGTCTGCGCCGAAAACTCCACGTAATTTCAGACCCTCCATCAGCTTCACATCCAATGCGATATTGGCATTGAAGTAATCATTGTCATTCTTTTGGTATCCTCCTTCTCGTAATTCGGCCAGTGGATTCTGATCTGTGAGTGCATTGTTGATAAGATAACGTCCATTGTCAGCTTGCATGCGATAGTAATAATAGGACGGGATTCGGGATGAATTGATGATGGCATTGCTAGCAGTTGTACTTAATCCGTTGTTTCGCGAATATGCTAGGATGCTACTGAGCTTAAATATTCCAAATTCTGTAGAAAGATTGGAACGGAGATTGAACCGTTCAATGCCGTAGTCTTTGTTGCCAACAAAATTGCTGCGTTGATTCAGGTACCCTCCCGAGAAAAGATAAGTCGAATGCTCACCACCTCCGGATATAGATACATTATGGTTTTGCTGTAATGCGGCCTGCATAATTCGGTCATAGTTCCATTCTTCTTCTTCCCGGTGGCTATATAAATCTAGGATTTGGTCTGGTGTAAATTCTGGATCGGCTCCAATGTTGGTCAAGGCCAGGTTTTTTAAAGTAGCATTTTGATAGCCCGCTACAGGTGAAAATAAGATTTTGGGATCTTGTATACCCGCCATTGCTGACAGATTGATGCGTGGAGCTCGATTTTTGACGCCCGATTTAGTAGTTACGAGTAGTACACCATTGGCGGATCTGGAGCCATATATAGCAGCGGTACCAGCATCTTTCAATACCGATACGCTTTCAATATCCGCTGGGTTTAGCTTATTGAGAGCTCCGGACTCGGAAACCAAACCGTCGATGACTACCAACGGGCTATTGTTGTTCATTGTTGAAATACCTCTGATATTGATATTCAACGTATTGCTGTTGGGATCCATACTACGTTGCTGGATGTTTAGGCTTGGCGAAGCTCCTTGTAGGGCCTGCGTGACATTGGCCACTGGCCTGTTTTCTATAGCCTTGGCATTGATTTGGTCGACTGCCCCGACTACCGATCGGCGTGTTGTGGTACCGTAGCCGACAACGATGACTTCGTCAAGTGAGTGCGCATTTGGAGACAACTCAATACGGATCTCCAGGTCGTCGACCCGTACTTCAGAGCTCTGGTAGCCCAGATAGGTGATACGTAGTTTATCACCTATCTTAGCCGGTATTGAAAAAGCTCCTTGGTCATCGGTGACGGCAGAGGCGGTTGATCCAATAAGGAGCACTGTCGCTCCCTGAATAGCATTGCCGCTTTCATCGACTACTTTCCCGCGAACGGCTTGCTGTGCTGCCGTCCATTTCAGGAAAGAAAGCTCGGTTGTTGCCAAAAGAGGATGGTGCCCCAATAGCAATATACCTGCAACAAATAATAATTTCGACTTCTTAAACATAATGAATAATGGTTTATATTCTGGTTACTTAAGCTTGTTAGCTAAACCGCATTAGCTGTATAGCTAAAGCGGTTTAACAAATGTATATATATAATTTAAAAAACCAATTATTCTGTCAAAAAATAATTTTGTGATTTAATATCGATAGGAGAAAAGGAAGAAAATACCATAGAAAGATTAGCTTAAAGCAGGTGAGGACGGCTAATGACAAAAAAAAGGACACAATTTTTTTGTGTCCCTTTTTTTTGTATTCCATAACACTGTTATGTAACATCTTTATTTATTCCTTCCAGTGTTTTTCCCTTTGTTTCTGGTAAGAAAATGATAAAGACGAACGACAGAACTACCATTGCTCCATAAAAGAGAAAAATGTAAAAGCCCCCATTTTTTCCACCCTCTACAATGACCGGAAATATCCAAGAGATGACAGCTGCAAATACCCAGTGAGTCGTGCTGCCCAATGAAGATCCCTTGGCACGGACTTCGTTTGGGAATATTTCTGCTAAGAATACCCAGATAACAGCACCCTGTGATAAGGCAAATGCACCTATGAAACCTATGATGTAAAATAGTAAATAGGAAGAATGCCCTTCTTTAAGGCCGAAAGCAGTCAAGATTAAAAAGATGAACATTCCAATGGCTCCTACTAAAAGAAGTTTTTTTCGTCCAAACTTATCGATGATACTCATCCCCAACAAAGTGAAAACAACATTGGTCCCACCAATAAATATCGGTTGTAAATACGTAAGTTGTTCATCAAAGCCCGCTATTTCAAAAATTCGAGGCGCATAGTAAAGGATTGCGTTGATACCCGTCATTTGATTAAAAAATGCGAGGAGCACTGCAAAAGCTATTGGTTTACTGTATTTTCGTTGCCATAGTGAAATTTTCTTTTTGTGCGTATACATTTCAGTTTTACTGACCAAATGTTCCTGACCCAATTTGTCGAAGACAATGTTTGCTTGAACAATATCCCTATGTAATGCTAGCCAACGTGGACTTTCTGGTATTTTTTTTAATAGTAAGTAAAATACGCATGAGGGAATAGCCATGATGCCAAGCATATATCGCCATGCATTTTCTCCTGTATTTACAAAAAGAAAATTGGTCAGATAAGCCACGAATATTCCACTAACAATCATAATTTGAAA encodes:
- a CDS encoding SusE domain-containing protein, whose product is MKRISIFIWLAALISSLGACKTENMNYTDVQISAVNNLFEPVDNKAVKLVSSASASLFFEWESALTEDGGAPQYEIAFDVIGGDFSKPLYKLTSNNKGFATNAYVTHKVLNAVAALAGVNPGESGDVQWTVIASRGITRVLSPIVRKLNISSLEGFADIPNELYVSGEGSEGGKDIASALAFKQTATGEFEIYTKLEAGKDYIFLDRKDANARRFYTDNQVKLKETVEELSMQVSQTGVYRIQVDFNVATISFAQIKSIGLWFSPENKILFNLPYQGKGIWTGTGIVNFRQEGWGKDERYKLQSEAVVNGKNITEQFGAKNPTDSRPNASSDPSYYYIKLLKSVTQWDDKWKFGDAIDGKSTTISVILQGDKEYTHTVTVN
- a CDS encoding RagB/SusD family nutrient uptake outer membrane protein yields the protein MNRILKMIGLSSFLAAMTSSCNSMDPVLTSEFTDATFWESTANADQLVNMAYNQMYSADKMWNDEALSDNIFEGRSPTNQRLIRNGLANPTNTLFASEWADAYRGLKTCHVFLANVNRISDATEDWKEIRSAEIRFIRAFIYFRLVNFFGDVPFFTSDITVSEAGNINRTPKANILTFIHEELSNISSRLPNRNELANSDRGRITKGAVLALQARAYLYESNWQKTADYCDSLMQKQEIYGNYSLLKNYEDIFQPANEYNEEVILDYGYVSNAKTWNKLYDAAPLSAGARLNAYAPVQELANNYLTINGLPINSDPTYSENNPYVNRDPRMGATIVFHGGQWTNLSGETRTIYIKPGTGSNDTERSDEYAGANSNASPTGYYVKKYYDHTGTQDFSSGLNVIMIRYADILLMYAEAQQQLGKLDANIWNQTIRAIRERAGFTAATALDFPTGMSTSNLTTLIRNERRSELALEGLRYFDIMRWKAGKTYLEGTVYGAKFANGNSDYIRLDNRRFDENRDYLWAVPSAQVDLNKNLLPNNPGYAN
- a CDS encoding SusC/RagA family TonB-linked outer membrane protein, with the protein product MFKKSKLLFVAGILLLGHHPLLATTELSFLKWTAAQQAVRGKVVDESGNAIQGATVLLIGSTASAVTDDQGAFSIPAKIGDKLRITYLGYQSSEVRVDDLEIRIELSPNAHSLDEVIVVGYGTTTRRSVVGAVDQINAKAIENRPVANVTQALQGASPSLNIQQRSMDPNSNTLNINIRGISTMNNNSPLVVIDGLVSESGALNKLNPADIESVSVLKDAGTAAIYGSRSANGVLLVTTKSGVKNRAPRINLSAMAGIQDPKILFSPVAGYQNATLKNLALTNIGADPEFTPDQILDLYSHREEEEWNYDRIMQAALQQNHNVSISGGGEHSTYLFSGGYLNQRSNFVGNKDYGIERFNLRSNLSTEFGIFKLSSILAYSRNNGLSTTASNAIINSSRIPSYYYYRMQADNGRYLINNALTDQNPLAELREGGYQKNDNDYFNANIALDVKLMEGLKLRGVFGADINADHRFIRRIQVPLYSSVDAERPLVYVNSTRNTEDFNEKVSLLNYQLLLDYNRTFGDHEFKGLFGATNESNTRRQNEIKLKFTDPILGTPTTGTEIDLTSAVTPQRTEETNITSIIGRLNYAYAQRYFMEASFRYDGSSKFAKPSRWGFFPSLSLGWRLSEEGFMQSYKEEIGELKLRSSYGILGNQNIPAYQYLTRYIPISGSYGFDNKIANGAGFTFGNEDLRWEKTYNFNIGADASFFKNSLTASFDYFHKNTTDILITPTIPSTAGVDPAKTNIGKMTNQGWELVLNYRGNTGEFQHSVSANVGDSYNKVTYFEGKEQFSESDRIRKVIREGLPFNSYYGFKVQNYFQNIQEIETAALPVGVAASDLQPGDVRYVDRNSDGIIDSKDRFVLGNAFPRYTFGFTYDLRYKNFDFSMLWQGVGSRDMMVRGELVEPFHENYSYAIYQHQLDYWTPTNTSATWPRLTASGSTSTTNNYQTESDIFLFNGRYARLKNLQIGYSLPQSWTSKVKLQRARIFVNAQNLLTLTLNSWIDPESSEFNENMSGAANSARNYPTLKYYGLGLDIQF